In the genome of Ctenopharyngodon idella isolate HZGC_01 chromosome 19, HZGC01, whole genome shotgun sequence, one region contains:
- the p3h4 gene encoding endoplasmic reticulum protein SC65 isoform X2, giving the protein MSITSIFSSVFVSFFPHGSTRCPASLPGAGRPLAGTASGHQLHLGQRISWLRLQPPNPTLHRGLLTCRLRRGSSLPQLHRKPSASRLHRAPSSHRLRLGQTSSSLHLRFHLAPPSPRLLLRQSSGSRTPPRMLVVPAPSRSPDPAVSVGLFGMPAPPGSPSSVPSPSAVPRVAPLNSPLWRLPSSTPPWGLIMMNELERAVSAAHTYLQRNPGDPLLSRSLNYYKSLFDMEEYLIDHEEQPYEALFLKAVKLYNSGDFSSSARDMELAAAEYFKTYNMCLLSCEGSYDVQEFKDFYPTLADFYFEVMKCKVKCEENLIPNVGGYFVEKFVATMYHYMQFAYYKLNDVSNAALCAASYMLFDADDQVMQQNIAYYRYYRQQWGLHDGHFKPRPEALRYYNLTTKLRELLDFAQNYLQTDDEDTVSSEEAASAPSNPPDEEFEGIGDYEESFLAEWWQEPKTKGDTGEPAE; this is encoded by the exons cattttttcctcagtttttgtttcttttttccctcaTGGATCTACCCGCTGTCCAGCGTCTCTGCCTGGAGCAGGGAGACCGCTCGCTGGAACAGCTTCAGGCCACCAGCTCCACCTAGGCCAGAGGATCTCCTGGCTCCGCCTCCAGCCTCCGAACCCAACACTCCACCGCGGCCTGTTGACGTGTCGCCTCCGCcgtggctcctccctccctcagcTCCACCGGAAACCCTCAGCCTCAAGACTCCACCGGGCTCCCTCGTCCCACAGGCTCCGACTTGGTCAGACGTCGTCCAGCCTGCACCTTCGGTTTCACCTGGCTCCCCCTTCCCCCCGTCTCCTCCTTCGTCAGTCTTCAGGTTCCCGGACTCCACCTCGGATGCTCGTCGTCCCAGCTCCATCTCGGTCTCCAGATCCAGCAGTGTCGGTTGGGCTCTTCGGCATGCCAGCTCCACCTGGATCTCCATCGTCGGTGCCGTCTCCATCGGCTGTCCCCAGGGTGGCGCCTCTCAACTCTCCACTATGGCGCCTCCCGTCCTCGACTCCACCCTGGGGCCTCATCATG ATGAATGAGTTGGAGAGAGCAGTTTCAGCAGCACACACATATCTCCAGCGAAACCCTGGGGACCCTCTGCTATCTAGGAGTCTCAACTACTATAAAAGCCTGTTTGACATGGAGGAGTACCTCATAGACCATGAGGAGCAGCCCTATGAG GCTTTATTCCTGAAGGCCGTAAAGCTGTATAATTCTGGGGATTTTAGCAGCAGTGCTCGAGACATGGAGCTGGCGGCTGCtgagtattttaaaacatacaacATGTGTTTGCTGTCCTGTGAGGGGTCATACGATGTGCAGGAGTTCAAAGACTTTTACCCTACCTTAGCTG atttctattttgaagtAATGAAGTGTAAAGTAAAATGTGAGGAGAATTTGATACCAAATGTTGGTGGGTACTTTGTGGAGAAATTTGTTGCCACCATGTACCACTACATGCAGTTTGCTTATTACAAAT TAAATGATGTGAGTAATGCAGCGCTGTGTGCAGCGAGCTATATGCTGTTTGATGCAGATGATCAAGTGATGCAGCAGAACATCGCCTACTACAGATACTACAGACAACAGTGGGGACTGCATGACGGGCATTTCAAACCACGACCA GAAGCTCTTAGATATTACAATCTAACTACCAAACTGAGGGAACTGCTGGACTTTGCACAGAATTATTTACAGACAGATGATGAG GATACTGTGAGTTCAGAGGAAGCAGCATCAGCTCCATCAAATCCACCTGATGAAGAGTTTGAGGGAATAGGGGACTATGAGGAGTCTTTCCTGGCTGAATGGTGGCAAGAACCAAAAACTAAAGGAGATACAGGAGAACCAGCTGAATAA
- the p3h4 gene encoding endoplasmic reticulum protein SC65 isoform X4, which yields MNELERAVSAAHTYLQRNPGDPLLSRSLNYYKSLFDMEEYLIDHEEQPYEALFLKAVKLYNSGDFSSSARDMELAAAEYFKTYNMCLLSCEGSYDVQEFKDFYPTLADFYFEVMKCKVKCEENLIPNVGGYFVEKFVATMYHYMQFAYYKLNDVSNAALCAASYMLFDADDQVMQQNIAYYRYYRQQWGLHDGHFKPRPEALRYYNLTTKLRELLDFAQNYLQTDDEDTVSSEEAASAPSNPPDEEFEGIGDYEESFLAEWWQEPKTKGDTGEPAE from the exons ATGAATGAGTTGGAGAGAGCAGTTTCAGCAGCACACACATATCTCCAGCGAAACCCTGGGGACCCTCTGCTATCTAGGAGTCTCAACTACTATAAAAGCCTGTTTGACATGGAGGAGTACCTCATAGACCATGAGGAGCAGCCCTATGAG GCTTTATTCCTGAAGGCCGTAAAGCTGTATAATTCTGGGGATTTTAGCAGCAGTGCTCGAGACATGGAGCTGGCGGCTGCtgagtattttaaaacatacaacATGTGTTTGCTGTCCTGTGAGGGGTCATACGATGTGCAGGAGTTCAAAGACTTTTACCCTACCTTAGCTG atttctattttgaagtAATGAAGTGTAAAGTAAAATGTGAGGAGAATTTGATACCAAATGTTGGTGGGTACTTTGTGGAGAAATTTGTTGCCACCATGTACCACTACATGCAGTTTGCTTATTACAAAT TAAATGATGTGAGTAATGCAGCGCTGTGTGCAGCGAGCTATATGCTGTTTGATGCAGATGATCAAGTGATGCAGCAGAACATCGCCTACTACAGATACTACAGACAACAGTGGGGACTGCATGACGGGCATTTCAAACCACGACCA GAAGCTCTTAGATATTACAATCTAACTACCAAACTGAGGGAACTGCTGGACTTTGCACAGAATTATTTACAGACAGATGATGAG GATACTGTGAGTTCAGAGGAAGCAGCATCAGCTCCATCAAATCCACCTGATGAAGAGTTTGAGGGAATAGGGGACTATGAGGAGTCTTTCCTGGCTGAATGGTGGCAAGAACCAAAAACTAAAGGAGATACAGGAGAACCAGCTGAATAA
- the p3h4 gene encoding endoplasmic reticulum protein SC65 isoform X1 encodes MLVVPAPSRSPDPAVSVGLFGMPAPPGSPSSVPSPSAVPRVAPLNSPLWRLPSSTPPWGLIMMNELERAVSAAHTYLQRNPGDPLLSRSLNYYKSLFDMEEYLIDHEEQPYEALFLKAVKLYNSGDFSSSARDMELAAAEYFKTYNMCLLSCEGSYDVQEFKDFYPTLADFYFEVMKCKVKCEENLIPNVGGYFVEKFVATMYHYMQFAYYKLNDVSNAALCAASYMLFDADDQVMQQNIAYYRYYRQQWGLHDGHFKPRPEALRYYNLTTKLRELLDFAQNYLQTDDEDTVSSEEAASAPSNPPDEEFEGIGDYEESFLAEWWQEPKTKGDTGEPAE; translated from the exons ATGCTCGTCGTCCCAGCTCCATCTCGGTCTCCAGATCCAGCAGTGTCGGTTGGGCTCTTCGGCATGCCAGCTCCACCTGGATCTCCATCGTCGGTGCCGTCTCCATCGGCTGTCCCCAGGGTGGCGCCTCTCAACTCTCCACTATGGCGCCTCCCGTCCTCGACTCCACCCTGGGGCCTCATCATG ATGAATGAGTTGGAGAGAGCAGTTTCAGCAGCACACACATATCTCCAGCGAAACCCTGGGGACCCTCTGCTATCTAGGAGTCTCAACTACTATAAAAGCCTGTTTGACATGGAGGAGTACCTCATAGACCATGAGGAGCAGCCCTATGAG GCTTTATTCCTGAAGGCCGTAAAGCTGTATAATTCTGGGGATTTTAGCAGCAGTGCTCGAGACATGGAGCTGGCGGCTGCtgagtattttaaaacatacaacATGTGTTTGCTGTCCTGTGAGGGGTCATACGATGTGCAGGAGTTCAAAGACTTTTACCCTACCTTAGCTG atttctattttgaagtAATGAAGTGTAAAGTAAAATGTGAGGAGAATTTGATACCAAATGTTGGTGGGTACTTTGTGGAGAAATTTGTTGCCACCATGTACCACTACATGCAGTTTGCTTATTACAAAT TAAATGATGTGAGTAATGCAGCGCTGTGTGCAGCGAGCTATATGCTGTTTGATGCAGATGATCAAGTGATGCAGCAGAACATCGCCTACTACAGATACTACAGACAACAGTGGGGACTGCATGACGGGCATTTCAAACCACGACCA GAAGCTCTTAGATATTACAATCTAACTACCAAACTGAGGGAACTGCTGGACTTTGCACAGAATTATTTACAGACAGATGATGAG GATACTGTGAGTTCAGAGGAAGCAGCATCAGCTCCATCAAATCCACCTGATGAAGAGTTTGAGGGAATAGGGGACTATGAGGAGTCTTTCCTGGCTGAATGGTGGCAAGAACCAAAAACTAAAGGAGATACAGGAGAACCAGCTGAATAA